ACTGCCCTTGAGAACAATTGCCTAGTTTGTATCTACCACAATCAGCATTGGCTCATATGTATTTCCCTGGGTTCCCTCATACCTGAAGATGCAGCAAGCCGTCTGCACTTAATTGATTTAGAATAGTTTGCAATGTGGCTTTATTTGGTCGCAACAGAAAGAATTCCTTCCAAAAGCCTTCCGATTTGTCAGGGTCGTCTTCATCCTATGTGTTCATCAGCATGAGCATAATGCGACACGGCGCTATATGAAATGATGCGCAACATCGCTCCGAACCCACCTTGAATAGAGCCTCGTACAACTCTACAATCTTTTGTTGGAATACTTCAGGACGAGCTTGTTGAGTAAGAGGAGATGGCTCCATACTTCATGGCAGCAATTGATATATCCTCAATTCAAAGGGGGGAAAGGAGAGACTGTAGAGTATGAAGGGTTCGAGGACGTTTTTCCTTGTGTCGCAAATGATggaatatctttaattaaaattattatggATGTGCTCTGGCCTTACCTCCTTACGTAGTCACAAAGCCCCAGATTTAGGAACGGGTTATGGATTATGTGGTAGCTTCCTTAGCCGGCGGCCGATAAGTGTGAGGCGCTAATCGTCAAGGGGAGTAGCGCGCTTTCGATCGCCTCGGTGGCTTCTCATTGGACGTTCACACTTTCTTTGTCAGTCTTCGGAAGAgctatttgaaattcaagtGTTTGGGGGACAGTCCACCGGTGGCCTATCAAATCCCTTCCAAATTCCTTGACTGGGAGTCTCATCAGTCGTTCTCATTTTGGTCAGCCTCAATGAACCTTTGTCATGCCATATAACCAATGTGTCATCTGTGATTCACCTGTTCTGTGTACGGTCTTGTACTGCTTACAATAGATCCATTGCCATTGGTTCGCTAGAACGATAATCCGACTCCGACCTGAGCCGAACTGAACTTTGTGTGAGCCCATGATTTCTAAGAACAAGCTAGGTAGAAACTTAAAAGATACTAAGAATACTACAAATGTGATTAACAACCCTTCGCACAACATCTCAAAACCTTtaatccattttcattcaacCTAATACTTCGACTTCAATATATCGATAGTCAGACCTGCCTTCAAGATGTCTTTACAAAGAGCGGTCGCTCCTCTGACATCATCAGCGCCCATCATCTTCAGATTTGCCTCATCACAATCGTCAGCCCCTCTACGACAATGTTCACCTATCATTCgccaattctcttcttcgcgAGTTACAGGCGCCGAGGCAAAACGCAAGATGCAAACCAGTACCTGGCAAACATATACTCTCTCTACCCCTCCGCCACCGCCACCAGCCCGTGAAGCCGCTGTTCCGGAAACGTCCATCACCGGAGGCATTCCACAAGTTCACGATACTCGTCCACCTTCGATCAGTGTCACCGAAGCGGAAGCCCAAAAGTCAAAGCCTGTAAAGAAGAGGCGTCATTTCAACTTTGTTCCTCTTAAGAAGACCATTACCCTCTCCCCACGAGCCGTCGAAGTCTTGCGCGATTTGAGCAACCAACCTGAGGCGAAACTCATCAAGATCAGTGTCGCAAACCGTGGATGTAGTGGATCGGCatatgatttgaaatatGTTGAGAAAGGTGCCCTCAGCGATATTGTTCATGAGCAAGATGGTGTCAAAGTTCTCATTGATCCAACCGCACAACTCAAGATTATTGGCAGCACAATGGATTGGGTTGAGGACAGACTCAGCGCAAAGTTCGTTTTTGATAATCCAAATATCGGTAAGCTCCACTATACTTTTCATTCAATGTTATCTCCTCTGTTGAGCATCCCGACTAATAATGCACAGACAAATCTTGTGGATGTGGTGAATCATTCATGACGAAAGATGAATCAGCAGCACGAGaagcagaaaagaaagcttcCAAGGGCTTATAATTGATGATACGATAGATACGACAGTATTCTGATTTGTGATGTAATGGGCATAAGCATGGGCATGCATTGGATGGCGTTTAGTTGGCGTTGGAGGGAACCGGTCTGCGTATAAGCACGCTCCGGTGGCATACTTTTTCGGATTGGCAATTAGGGACAGTGATACCTCACAGGCAGGATAGACTTTGCATATAGTTGTACAGCATACCGATACTTAATGCAAACAAAGTTTTATGACACTAATAGATTTGTCGAATGTTTCTTCAGtactctttttctctctaaTAGTCTTTAGCACTATTGATCTCTTCTGTCTGAATTCTTCTGTTTTGATAATTGGTATTATATCACGTTTTCATTACCATCATCCTAAGCACCCCGATcccacccatcccatcaatcGACTTCCACAACCCTACCTCCGCTCTCTAGAAAACACCCATCTCATAATCAACAACTCTAACATTCTGCACTATCCCTCCCGCTTTCTTCGCAAATTCTAGATGAGCTGGGTCTTCATTCACGTAGTAATCTCGATCGGCGGAGGAAGCAAAATGAAACACGAAGCCACGAGAGAAGCCGCCcttggaggaggaggggtgTTAGCGAGGGGATGCCCGGATAATATTTAGGAATGCGGAGTGAGAAGAggcaagaagaaaaagagaaagaaatggagtCGGgaaaattaataatgatCAGATGAGTGAGAGAGAAGGTATCTAGGAGAAACCCTGGATTGTGTGCAACGGTGATGGTGATCATAATGATGGATAGGGGGAGAGAGTATAAGAGGCAGGGTGTAACACTACTTGATGGCCCTCTGGCGAATTATCCCTCCCGCCAGAAGATTCTAGGATATACGGTTTATGGGACTCTGGATGTATGCACAGAGTTGGGAGCGAGAGCATGTGTTTGCATAACTTTTGTTTTCCGCTTGGTTAGTTGATGTTCGCTCGGATGGGATGTCATGTTACTTATGATTGAATGAGGCGTGGCGGGGTCGGTGAAGGGGGGGATAATCATACATCGTCAATTTGGTCTTTGTGAGTGTTTGGTTTGAATTGGAAGAGGACTATGTGGACGAGAACCATTGTTGCGGTGGGATTGTAATTTAGATGTAGActgtgatggtgatggtgatggtgaggaagaggggggagTTTTGGAAGTAGGAAAGGGGATTGGGGGTATGAGTGTATTTcgggatattgatattgatacgTCGGCGCTTTGGAGGGGTTAGTGGAGTTGGGGGATTGGAATAGGATTGGTTGGTGCGAGGAGATTAGTAAGGGGGGATAAAGTGGAGTACCGGTGGGTAGATAAGTATGGTGATGTGACATTTATTTATAGCCGAATTGTTCGCATGTCGAAGGAGGTCGCATGAGATCATTTCGGACGGCTATACAAGAGTAGCTTGGACAGACAGACGTTGGTTGTGCCATGGTTCAAATTGAGATGATTTACAGTCAATTCCCTCCCTGTTTAACTTTGCACAGCACTCACATGATTGATCATTGGTCTTTTCTACCACTGCTTCCATTACTACAAAGCTTCATTTTATTAGACTTGATCATTTGCGATACCCCTTCTCTTTTGGTTCCATACTCCAACTCTCGGATCCAAACTGGATCTATCATCCCATTGCTTCCGAagtaaatcaaaaatctaaaCAGGTTTGGCGACGTCTGATTCTCACTCGGAAAATTGTCTTTTGATTCCAGCAAATCGTTTTAGGCTTTCAGTGCAGGCCAATACACTTGTTTTGAATTCAACACACGCAGAGAGCTCTTGTAAGCTTTTActgaaagatttataatgTTAAGGTGTTCAAGACCGAGACCTAGAAAATAGAATAGTGTAGCAGCATTTATATGATGATCTACAAAGTAGTCCTCAGATGCTAGATGCACAAATTGAATTCCACGAAAGTTGTGAATCGatagaaattctaattagGCTTGCACTTGAGATGAGCCGTTTGTATGTTCGGGAGATGGCAATGGTAAACTATCTGAAGGGTACGAGTAATTCAGCCGCATGGCTTGTTTGTCCAACTTTTGGTAAAAGGTTCAGGATAACAATCGTAACCAAGACAGACTGGGACTACAAATCGGTTGCAATTCAAGATCCACTGATAATTGATCAATGTATCAATACAAATTAATATTCGAAATCCTATTTACTAGTGGGTATGAAGCTacaaaagatataatattgaaagaacATACTTAATATACATAATGAACTCAAAGACATGAAcgcccccctcccctccctcctctcctttcctcttccacatAACATAAAACGACAATCGATTCACTTTTCTATTCTATCAATCTAACCACCTGACAAAATCGCACACAAGCCATCAACTCAAGATTTGTAGTTCTTACCGAAACGTATTTTAATTTTCGACAATGTCGTCATATCTCATTTTCCATAATTCGAGGGAGGGTTTCCCAACTCAAGAACATCACCACAGAAAGTCTAGACATTCATAAATTTCCTAGCCGGGTCACCAACAGCAAGCAATAGTTGCCATTGTAATCTTACAGAATTGGCACTGGAATGGTCACATAGCTATGATTTGTAGATGTGATGacaatgagaatgagaatgagaatgctGTAGAAGAAATTCTGGATTGAAAGCGAGAGTTCACCAAGCAGACGCACTATGCAACTACCACTGCAGGAGAAAGACATGACACGACAGGAGAAAAAAGGGGTGACTGAGCAAGCTTTCGAATAAAGTGAAGAGGGGGAATATTGCATAACATCTTATCTTAGCAAGAGGATGTCATGACAGGAAACACGCAAGCAAAAGTTATGCTCTCTTGTCCCAACCCCCAAAATAGTGCGGACCCTGAAGAATATCATGATATAATAGACACACCAAGGTAAATTAAGCATCACACCCAGCCTCCAGTAAACATCTCGCCCAATAATACCCAACTCACATAAGAGCCCCAGATCCTAGAAGCATACCCCAAGATCTCATTTGGATTTATCTTGATCTCAATCGCGGAAACATCCCTAGAGTAGC
The nucleotide sequence above comes from Botrytis cinerea B05.10 chromosome 14, complete sequence. Encoded proteins:
- the Bcisa1 gene encoding Bcisa1, coding for MSLQRAVAPLTSSAPIIFRFASSQSSAPLRQCSPIIRQFSSSRVTGAEAKRKMQTSTWQTYTLSTPPPPPPAREAAVPETSITGGIPQVHDTRPPSISVTEAEAQKSKPVKKRRHFNFVPLKKTITLSPRAVEVLRDLSNQPEAKLIKISVANRGCSGSAYDLKYVEKGALSDIVHEQDGVKVLIDPTAQLKIIGSTMDWVEDRLSAKFVFDNPNIDKSCGCGESFMTKDESAAREAEKKASKGL